In Lachnospiraceae bacterium, one DNA window encodes the following:
- a CDS encoding MATE family efflux transporter: MMMKKEKTAGKAKTVGTLFTGDDLKKLIFPLIIEQILAVSVGMVDTMMVSSAGEAATSGVSLVDIINVLIINIFAAVATGGAVVTSQFLGQKRKDKACQSADQLILVTGVVALVIMALSILLRWQILNLIYKGVTEEVMKNAVIYLTISAISYPFLAVYNSCAALFRSMGNSKISMQASIIMNVINVIGDALFIFGFHWSVAGAAGASLISRMIACFILMWRLRDPKLDIRIGTTKGVNMRMIKQILHIGIPNGIENSIFQLGRVLTVSIIAMFGTTQIAANAIANNLDSMGVLPGTAMCLAIITVVGRCVGAGDFEQAEYYAKKMMKLTYIINGICCLVVILTMPVTLRLYGVSGETRHLGAVLALIHNGCAIFLWPAGFCLPNVMRAANDVKFPMCVSIASMFIFRIGLSYVTGVAWGMGAIGVWIAMIIDWIVRITFFAIRFFSGKWKTFYHGE; this comes from the coding sequence ATGATGATGAAAAAAGAGAAAACAGCAGGGAAAGCAAAAACTGTGGGGACTCTTTTTACAGGGGATGATCTGAAAAAACTGATCTTTCCTCTGATCATTGAGCAGATACTGGCGGTTTCCGTTGGTATGGTGGATACTATGATGGTTTCCAGTGCAGGAGAAGCAGCTACTTCCGGTGTTTCTCTGGTAGATATTATCAATGTACTTATTATCAATATTTTTGCTGCTGTGGCAACTGGCGGTGCAGTAGTTACATCCCAGTTTCTGGGACAGAAGCGAAAAGATAAGGCATGTCAGTCGGCAGACCAGCTGATCCTGGTAACAGGAGTGGTTGCGCTGGTGATTATGGCTTTAAGCATTCTGCTGCGCTGGCAGATCTTAAACCTCATTTATAAGGGTGTTACAGAAGAGGTAATGAAAAATGCAGTGATCTATCTGACTATTTCAGCCATTTCTTACCCGTTTTTAGCTGTGTACAATTCCTGTGCGGCGCTGTTCAGGTCTATGGGAAATTCAAAAATATCCATGCAGGCGTCTATTATCATGAATGTGATCAATGTGATCGGCGATGCACTGTTTATCTTCGGATTCCACTGGAGTGTGGCAGGCGCTGCAGGTGCGTCACTGATCTCCCGTATGATCGCCTGTTTCATTCTTATGTGGAGACTGAGGGATCCGAAGCTGGACATCCGTATTGGCACGACTAAAGGTGTAAATATGCGTATGATAAAGCAGATCCTGCATATCGGTATTCCTAATGGCATTGAAAACAGCATTTTCCAGCTGGGTCGTGTGCTTACAGTGAGTATTATCGCCATGTTTGGTACGACACAGATCGCTGCAAATGCCATTGCAAATAACTTAGACAGTATGGGAGTTCTGCCGGGAACAGCCATGTGTCTGGCGATCATTACTGTAGTGGGACGCTGTGTGGGAGCCGGTGATTTTGAACAGGCAGAATATTATGCAAAAAAAATGATGAAGCTGACTTATATCATCAACGGAATCTGCTGCCTGGTGGTGATCCTTACCATGCCTGTTACTTTGCGGTTGTATGGAGTTTCAGGGGAAACAAGACATTTAGGAGCTGTTCTGGCCCTGATCCATAATGGCTGCGCTATCTTTTTATGGCCGGCAGGTTTCTGCCTTCCAAATGTGATGCGTGCAGCTAATGATGTAAAATTTCCGATGTGTGTATCCATTGCATCTATGTTCATTTTCCGTATCGGTTTAAGCTATGTGACCGGTGTAGCCTGGGGGATGGGGGCTATTGGTGTGTGGATCGCCATGATCATAGACTGGATCGTACGCATTACCTTCTTTGCAATACGGTTTTTCAGCGGAAAGTGGAAAACCTTTTATCACGGTGAATAA
- a CDS encoding AAA family ATPase, giving the protein MNIKRAKEEIKDTIAAYLLKDEFGEYKIPAIRQRPVLLIGPPGVGKTQIMEQIARECEIGLVAYTITHHTRQSAVGLPFIQHKIYGGKEYSVTEYTMSEIIASVYDRIRETGLKEGILFIDEINCVSETLAPTMLQFLQCKTFGSHKVPEGWIIVAAGNPPEYNKSVREFDVVTLDRIKKIIIEPDLAVWKEYAYAQNIHPAIMSYLNIRPQYFCTVETTVDGKRFATPRGWEDLSQLIQVYESLGKKADRDVVGQYLQHPKIAKDFANYLELYYKYQDQYQVDEILSGTIREEICDKLDKASFDERMAVTGLLLAKLTDGFKALKLMNAEMTLLMAQLKQFKKESDGADVHGPAPVMILESIGAELESIRIHKKESGLSDRTQDRIYRKVKEALEQYVQQMKALSLQEKEDSWNWLRQQFMEKSDAYEEKKESCGKQLEHAFDFMEAAFANGQELVIFVTGLNTGEASVEFLKEYNCERYYRYNRELLFDDQESRMKEVLEK; this is encoded by the coding sequence GTGAATATTAAACGAGCGAAAGAAGAGATAAAAGATACCATTGCAGCTTATCTTTTAAAAGATGAGTTTGGAGAATATAAGATCCCGGCGATCCGTCAGAGACCGGTACTGCTTATCGGCCCCCCTGGAGTAGGAAAGACCCAGATCATGGAGCAGATCGCCAGAGAATGTGAGATCGGCCTGGTGGCTTATACCATTACTCATCATACACGGCAAAGTGCAGTGGGACTGCCCTTTATCCAGCATAAAATTTATGGTGGGAAAGAATATTCTGTTACAGAATATACCATGAGCGAGATCATTGCTTCTGTGTATGACCGCATACGGGAAACCGGTTTAAAAGAAGGTATTCTTTTTATTGATGAGATAAACTGCGTGTCAGAGACGCTGGCACCTACCATGCTCCAGTTTTTACAGTGCAAGACCTTTGGAAGCCATAAGGTGCCGGAAGGCTGGATCATCGTGGCAGCGGGAAATCCGCCGGAATACAATAAATCCGTCCGGGAATTTGATGTAGTCACATTGGACCGTATTAAAAAGATCATCATTGAACCAGATCTGGCAGTATGGAAGGAATATGCTTATGCCCAGAATATCCACCCGGCGATCATGTCTTATCTGAATATCCGTCCCCAGTATTTTTGCACAGTGGAAACTACTGTAGACGGAAAAAGGTTTGCCACTCCAAGAGGCTGGGAAGACTTGTCCCAGCTGATCCAGGTATATGAGTCATTGGGGAAGAAAGCGGACAGGGATGTAGTAGGACAATACCTGCAGCATCCTAAGATCGCCAAGGATTTTGCCAATTATCTGGAGCTTTATTATAAATATCAGGATCAGTACCAGGTAGATGAGATCCTTTCCGGCACAATAAGAGAAGAGATCTGTGATAAACTGGATAAAGCTTCCTTTGACGAGCGTATGGCGGTAACAGGTCTGCTTCTTGCAAAGCTGACGGACGGATTCAAGGCATTAAAGCTTATGAATGCAGAAATGACTCTTTTGATGGCACAGTTAAAGCAGTTTAAAAAAGAATCAGATGGGGCAGATGTTCATGGGCCGGCTCCGGTCATGATCTTAGAAAGCATCGGTGCTGAGTTAGAAAGCATCCGTATCCATAAAAAAGAGAGCGGACTTTCAGACCGCACACAGGACCGTATCTACCGGAAGGTGAAAGAGGCATTGGAGCAGTACGTACAGCAGATGAAGGCATTGTCCTTACAGGAGAAGGAGGATAGCTGGAACTGGCTGCGGCAGCAGTTTATGGAAAAAAGCGATGCCTATGAGGAGAAAAAGGAGTCCTGCGGTAAACAGTTAGAGCATGCCTTTGACTTTATGGAAGCAGCCTTTGCAAATGGTCAGGAACTGGTGATCTTTGTGACCGGTTTAAATACTGGGGAAGCCAGTGTAGAGTTTTTAAAGGAATATAATTGTGAACGTTACTACCGCTATAACAGAGAGCTCCTGTTTGATGACCAGGAGAGCAGAATGAAAGAAGTGCTTGAAAAATGA
- a CDS encoding VWA-like domain-containing protein: MESPTRQRQLEELDQVELCTRILYQSRNELYVNMHFLDVSLSSLGFEADWNRKGIACDGAVIYYGPAFILDLYKKGRQVVNRYYLHALFHCLFCHLYTRKGREKEMWDLACDIAMESVLDGMYEKCIHIPQSPLRRETYLRIRRFLTGNRTAGASSEEERNIVLTAERVYHALMEMALPERRLRQLQAEFHLDDHDLWEQEADPSAAMTRQNQWNDNRERMQTQMETMGSEEESENEQSLLDSIQVENEERYDYRQFLRKFAVLREEMQTDPDSFDQAFYTYGLSLYGNMPLIEPLETREVQRIEQFVIVIDTSMSCSGELVQWFLEETYDVLSQSETYFRKVQIHVIQCDDKVQSDVVLTCADDLKSYMEHFQIKGYGGTDFRPAFEYVNTLKAMGQLNGLKGLIYFTDGKGIYPVAAPVYDTAFVFIRERFCEEGFPAWAMRVVLDDNECRQKQAAASADICF; encoded by the coding sequence ATGGAAAGTCCCACCAGGCAGAGGCAGCTTGAAGAACTAGATCAGGTAGAGCTTTGTACCCGTATTTTGTACCAGTCACGGAATGAATTGTATGTAAATATGCATTTTCTGGATGTATCTTTAAGCAGTCTGGGCTTTGAAGCAGACTGGAACAGAAAGGGGATCGCCTGTGACGGGGCAGTGATCTATTATGGTCCTGCATTTATTTTAGACCTTTACAAAAAGGGGCGTCAGGTGGTAAACCGTTATTATCTCCATGCATTATTCCACTGTCTGTTCTGCCATCTGTATACAAGAAAAGGCAGAGAGAAGGAAATGTGGGATCTGGCCTGTGATATTGCCATGGAATCTGTACTGGATGGAATGTATGAAAAATGCATCCACATCCCCCAAAGTCCTTTGAGAAGAGAAACTTATCTGCGTATCCGCAGGTTTTTAACGGGAAACAGGACCGCAGGTGCTTCCAGCGAGGAGGAACGGAATATCGTTCTTACAGCTGAGCGGGTCTATCATGCCCTTATGGAAATGGCTCTTCCGGAGAGAAGATTACGCCAGCTTCAGGCAGAATTTCATTTAGATGACCATGATCTGTGGGAGCAGGAAGCAGATCCATCGGCTGCCATGACCAGGCAGAACCAGTGGAATGACAACAGGGAGCGGATGCAGACCCAGATGGAGACTATGGGATCTGAGGAAGAGTCAGAGAATGAACAGAGCCTGCTGGATTCTATTCAGGTGGAAAATGAAGAACGGTATGATTACCGGCAGTTTTTAAGGAAATTTGCGGTCCTGCGGGAAGAAATGCAGACAGATCCGGATTCCTTTGATCAGGCATTTTACACATACGGCCTTTCCCTTTATGGGAATATGCCTCTTATAGAACCTTTGGAGACCAGAGAGGTGCAAAGGATCGAGCAATTTGTTATTGTCATTGATACCAGTATGTCCTGCTCAGGGGAGCTGGTACAGTGGTTTTTAGAGGAAACCTATGATGTGCTTTCCCAGTCGGAGACTTATTTCAGAAAAGTGCAGATCCATGTGATCCAATGTGATGACAAGGTGCAGTCAGATGTGGTCCTTACCTGCGCTGATGACCTGAAATCCTATATGGAGCATTTTCAGATCAAAGGATATGGAGGAACAGATTTCAGACCGGCTTTTGAGTATGTAAATACTTTAAAGGCAATGGGGCAGTTAAATGGGCTGAAGGGACTTATTTATTTTACAGACGGAAAAGGTATTTATCCGGTGGCGGCACCGGTTTACGATACGGCTTTTGTGTTTATCAGGGAGAGGTTTTGCGAAGAAGGGTTTCCGGCATGGGCTATGCGGGTAGTGTTAGATGATAATGAGTGCAGGCAAAAACAAGCGGCTGCGTCAGCAGACATTTGTTTTTGA
- a CDS encoding DUF3783 domain-containing protein, with protein sequence MKKQEMMMKSVLVRMGVKIRNVAPDQVMESVGYLAGVPGFEKREVLQQPEAEEKIPQITEQMLVMKDFTSRRIDTLLLNLRKAKVPKINLKAIVTEQNAGWSFYHLYEEIGEEHRRMNGGAQ encoded by the coding sequence ATGAAAAAACAGGAAATGATGATGAAAAGCGTTCTGGTGCGTATGGGAGTGAAGATACGCAATGTGGCCCCGGACCAGGTGATGGAATCAGTAGGATATCTGGCAGGTGTACCGGGCTTTGAAAAAAGGGAAGTATTACAGCAGCCGGAAGCAGAAGAAAAAATACCCCAGATCACAGAGCAGATGCTGGTAATGAAGGACTTTACCAGCCGGCGTATTGATACTTTGCTTTTGAATCTGCGTAAGGCGAAAGTGCCGAAGATCAATTTAAAAGCTATTGTTACAGAGCAGAATGCAGGCTGGAGCTTTTATCATCTTTATGAAGAGATCGGGGAAGAACACCGCAGGATGAATGGAGGCGCACAGTAA
- the dtd gene encoding D-aminoacyl-tRNA deacylase: MRAVLQRVARASVTVEGEVLGKIGKGFMILLGVEDADTEEITDKMADKICKLRIFEDENGKTNLSLADVGGELLVISQFTLYADCKKGNRPSFVKAGAPDMAERLYEHFMDRCRNYVDVVEKGQFGTDMKVELLNDGPFTLMLESEQLFK; the protein is encoded by the coding sequence TTGAGAGCAGTATTGCAGAGAGTGGCCAGAGCAAGTGTCACAGTAGAAGGAGAGGTTCTGGGAAAAATTGGAAAAGGATTTATGATCCTGTTAGGCGTAGAAGATGCAGATACAGAGGAGATCACCGACAAGATGGCGGACAAGATCTGCAAGCTGCGTATTTTTGAAGATGAAAATGGAAAAACAAATTTAAGCCTGGCAGATGTAGGGGGAGAATTACTGGTGATCAGCCAGTTTACGCTTTATGCAGACTGCAAAAAGGGCAACCGCCCAAGCTTCGTAAAAGCAGGTGCGCCGGATATGGCAGAACGTTTATACGAACATTTTATGGACCGGTGCAGAAACTATGTGGATGTAGTGGAAAAGGGGCAGTTTGGCACAGATATGAAGGTGGAGCTGTTAAATGACGGACCATTTACGCTGATGTTGGAAAGTGAGCAGCTTTTTAAATAA
- a CDS encoding glycerophosphodiester phosphodiesterase yields MKLFLKLTDEVIKQNLRQLVLFTFLYRLVAGIFYIKTVNSILRFSLHMAGYSYLTTGNLRAFLLRPVTVFAVIFILFLGMAFMLIETGAMITAYHSSIYLRGINVVSVFLGGMGAAVNEFRKKNWRLLFAVLGNYILMNCYFLVRILTRMKPVNFVLYEILHTAGTRMALVVGSVFLTVFSVPAMMVFFACMLEQKNFKDGIAESRRILKGKWPRAVLLLVVLNLFLILGLVLTYGVVMVIAAVLVTLFAKAYTATAVMATVSYRIEWLLLFIGSAVAVVTDFGAMTVLYHQFGGASPIPVNEYDFPKNQEGYSRKRWFFTLTAVLSGISAFMVFDMVYNGNSPDQAILSQVEITAHRGSSKHAPENTMAAIKAAIDEMADYSEIDVQLSEDGVPVVCHDLNLARVAGVDVSLKNLTFDQLEQLDVGSHFSSQFAGEKIPSLEEVLEACKGHIRLNIELKSIGAKSPLPEAVAEMIRKMEMEDQCVITSVSLDYLKRIKEAEPELKTGYILAAAYGSYYKNEFVDFISIRSSLVTKKQIQAAHEYGKAIHVWTVNSRSEIEQMALIGVDNIITDYPARAKEVLYQPDVAKNLLAYIRMVMK; encoded by the coding sequence ATGAAATTATTTTTGAAACTTACAGATGAAGTGATCAAACAGAACCTGCGCCAGCTGGTATTATTTACGTTTTTATACCGGCTGGTCGCAGGTATATTCTATATTAAAACAGTAAACAGTATTTTAAGGTTCTCACTGCATATGGCGGGGTACAGCTACCTTACCACAGGCAATCTGAGGGCTTTTCTGCTGCGCCCTGTTACTGTTTTTGCTGTTATCTTTATCCTGTTTTTAGGAATGGCATTTATGCTGATCGAAACAGGAGCCATGATAACAGCCTATCATTCTTCTATTTATTTAAGAGGGATAAATGTTGTATCCGTTTTTTTAGGCGGAATGGGAGCAGCAGTGAATGAATTTCGGAAAAAAAACTGGCGGCTGTTATTTGCTGTCCTTGGAAATTATATTTTGATGAACTGCTATTTTCTTGTGCGTATACTGACTCGCATGAAACCGGTAAATTTCGTATTATACGAAATCTTACATACCGCAGGGACCAGAATGGCACTGGTAGTGGGAAGTGTCTTTCTCACTGTTTTTTCTGTACCTGCCATGATGGTATTTTTTGCCTGTATGCTGGAACAGAAAAATTTTAAGGACGGGATTGCAGAAAGCAGGAGGATCTTAAAAGGAAAATGGCCAAGGGCCGTACTGCTTTTAGTAGTGTTAAACCTGTTTCTTATTTTAGGACTGGTCCTTACATACGGTGTAGTGATGGTGATAGCAGCGGTCCTGGTGACTTTATTTGCAAAGGCTTATACAGCCACAGCTGTAATGGCCACAGTTAGTTACCGCATTGAATGGCTGCTGCTGTTTATAGGTTCTGCGGTGGCAGTTGTAACAGATTTTGGCGCAATGACGGTATTGTATCATCAGTTTGGCGGCGCGTCACCGATCCCGGTAAATGAATACGATTTTCCAAAAAACCAGGAAGGTTATTCCAGAAAACGGTGGTTTTTTACATTGACAGCTGTTCTTTCAGGAATTTCTGCTTTTATGGTCTTTGATATGGTGTACAATGGAAATTCCCCGGATCAGGCGATTTTGTCCCAGGTGGAGATCACAGCCCACAGAGGCAGTTCTAAACATGCTCCGGAAAATACCATGGCGGCGATCAAAGCAGCTATTGATGAAATGGCAGATTACAGTGAGATTGATGTGCAGCTGTCAGAAGACGGTGTGCCTGTGGTCTGTCATGACTTGAACCTGGCCCGTGTGGCTGGTGTGGACGTGTCCCTGAAAAACCTTACCTTTGACCAGCTGGAGCAGCTGGATGTGGGAAGCCATTTCAGTTCCCAGTTTGCAGGAGAGAAGATCCCGTCTCTGGAAGAGGTTCTGGAAGCCTGCAAAGGACATATCCGCTTAAATATCGAATTAAAAAGCATAGGCGCGAAAAGCCCACTTCCTGAAGCGGTGGCAGAAATGATCCGGAAAATGGAAATGGAAGATCAGTGTGTGATCACTTCAGTTTCCCTGGATTATCTGAAACGCATAAAGGAAGCAGAGCCGGAGTTAAAGACAGGTTATATTCTGGCTGCAGCCTATGGCTCTTATTATAAAAATGAATTTGTGGATTTTATCAGTATCCGATCCAGTCTGGTGACAAAAAAACAGATCCAGGCAGCTCATGAATACGGTAAAGCGATCCACGTATGGACGGTAAACAGCCGTTCGGAGATTGAACAGATGGCTCTTATAGGTGTGGATAATATTATTACCGATTATCCTGCAAGAGCAAAAGAAGTGCTGTATCAGCCGGATGTGGCGAAGAATTTATTAGCATATATCCGGATGGTGATGAAATAG
- a CDS encoding GTP pyrophosphokinase family protein, whose product MSVIPKTSDQVDQWRSVMFLYDSALKKLNTKIEILNNEFVNRYDHNPIEHIKSRLKTADSIVKKLKKDGCEVTIDNMMNHLSDIAGIRIICSFTSDIYQIAEMIAAQGDVTVIHVKDYIKNPKPNGYKSYHMVVTVPVYLTDGPVETKVEIQIRSVAMDFWASLEHKIAYKFEGNAPEGLLHELKDCADVVDMLDKKMFSLNEAITAYAKEHQETDPDREQI is encoded by the coding sequence ATGTCAGTGATCCCCAAAACCAGTGATCAGGTGGACCAGTGGCGGTCGGTGATGTTTCTTTATGATTCGGCTTTAAAGAAGCTGAATACGAAAATAGAAATATTAAACAATGAATTTGTAAACCGCTACGATCATAACCCGATCGAACATATTAAATCCAGACTGAAGACAGCAGACAGCATTGTAAAAAAGCTGAAAAAAGACGGATGCGAAGTGACCATCGACAATATGATGAACCATTTAAGCGATATTGCCGGTATCCGCATTATCTGTTCTTTTACTTCTGATATTTACCAGATTGCAGAAATGATCGCGGCCCAGGGTGATGTTACAGTGATCCATGTAAAAGACTATATTAAGAATCCAAAGCCCAACGGATACAAAAGCTACCATATGGTAGTAACCGTACCGGTCTATCTTACAGATGGGCCGGTAGAAACAAAGGTGGAGATCCAGATCCGCTCTGTAGCTATGGATTTCTGGGCCAGCTTAGAGCACAAGATAGCCTATAAGTTTGAAGGCAATGCACCGGAAGGATTGCTGCACGAGTTAAAAGACTGTGCAGATGTGGTAGATATGCTGGATAAAAAGATGTTTTCTTTGAATGAGGCGATCACCGCCTATGCAAAAGAACATCAGGAGACAGACCCGGATCGGGAACAGATATGA
- a CDS encoding S1 RNA-binding domain-containing protein, whose protein sequence is MSEEMNKQQEAEVKAEAPAETMEDYAAELEASYKAFDERHFELPEADDAEGEKWAEFAQMMADRTIVKVKITEAVKGGVVAFVDEVRAFIPASQLSAEYVEKLEDWQGKSIETVIITVDPEKKRLVLSGREVEKEKKAEARKERLAQFKAGDVVEGTVDSIKDYGAFVKLADGIDGLVHISQISTQRIKHPGAVLKEGQTVKVKILSIADGKISLSMKALIQQETEEEEHETFDYKETASATTGLGDLLKGLKL, encoded by the coding sequence ATGAGTGAAGAAATGAACAAACAGCAGGAAGCAGAAGTAAAAGCAGAGGCACCGGCAGAGACCATGGAAGATTATGCAGCAGAGCTGGAAGCTTCTTATAAGGCATTTGATGAAAGACATTTTGAGCTTCCGGAGGCAGATGATGCAGAAGGGGAAAAGTGGGCAGAGTTTGCACAGATGATGGCTGATCGCACCATTGTAAAGGTTAAGATCACAGAAGCTGTAAAAGGCGGTGTTGTCGCATTTGTAGATGAAGTAAGAGCATTTATCCCGGCATCCCAGTTATCTGCAGAGTATGTTGAAAAGCTGGAAGACTGGCAGGGAAAGAGTATTGAAACAGTGATCATTACCGTTGATCCGGAAAAGAAGAGACTGGTGCTTTCCGGCCGCGAAGTTGAAAAGGAGAAAAAGGCAGAAGCACGCAAAGAGCGTCTGGCTCAGTTTAAGGCCGGAGATGTAGTAGAAGGAACCGTAGACAGTATTAAAGATTATGGTGCATTTGTAAAGCTTGCAGATGGCATTGATGGACTGGTACACATTTCCCAGATCAGCACCCAGCGTATCAAGCATCCAGGCGCAGTTTTAAAAGAGGGACAGACTGTAAAAGTAAAGATCTTATCTATTGCAGACGGAAAGATCAGTCTGAGCATGAAGGCTCTGATCCAGCAGGAAACTGAGGAAGAAGAACACGAAACATTTGATTATAAAGAAACAGCCTCTGCTACAACAGGACTGGGAGATCTGTTAAAAGGACTGAAGCTGTAG
- a CDS encoding phosphatase gives MKDILDLHTHTIASGHAYNTLYEMAQAAADNGLALYGCTEHAPAMPGTCHEFYFTNFKVIPKVIRGVPVLMGAELNILDFDGNIDLSEYYLKKIDYAVASLHTPCIDNNGSVADYTRAYLNVMENPYVNIIGHPDDSRLPADWAEVAKAAARNHKLLEVNNASLNPLGARKGAGENYKELLTACMRYGTSIIIDSDAHCEADVGNHTLAHALLEETGFPEELIVNTSLEKAAAYIPKLKQLLAENEAFRKAAERNTAL, from the coding sequence ATGAAAGATATTTTAGACCTTCACACACATACTATTGCCAGTGGCCATGCTTACAATACTTTATATGAAATGGCACAGGCTGCAGCTGATAATGGACTGGCACTTTACGGCTGTACGGAACATGCCCCTGCTATGCCAGGCACCTGCCACGAATTTTATTTTACCAATTTTAAGGTGATCCCAAAAGTGATCCGGGGTGTGCCTGTGCTTATGGGCGCGGAACTGAACATCCTGGATTTTGATGGAAATATAGATCTGAGTGAATATTATTTAAAGAAGATCGACTATGCAGTTGCCAGCCTTCACACTCCCTGTATTGACAATAACGGCTCTGTTGCCGATTATACACGGGCTTATCTGAATGTAATGGAAAATCCTTATGTAAATATCATAGGACATCCTGATGATTCCAGACTGCCTGCTGACTGGGCAGAAGTGGCAAAGGCAGCCGCCAGAAACCATAAATTGCTGGAAGTAAATAATGCTTCCTTAAATCCTTTAGGTGCCCGCAAAGGTGCAGGAGAAAATTATAAAGAGCTTTTAACAGCGTGTATGCGCTATGGCACTTCTATTATCATTGACAGTGACGCCCATTGCGAAGCAGATGTGGGAAATCATACTCTGGCTCATGCACTTTTAGAGGAAACCGGCTTTCCTGAAGAATTGATCGTCAATACTTCTTTAGAAAAAGCTGCCGCCTATATTCCAAAATTAAAACAGCTCCTTGCTGAAAATGAAGCATTCCGAAAAGCTGCCGAAAGGAACACTGCCCTATGA
- a CDS encoding LysR family transcriptional regulator: MINFLNLEYFLVAAEELNFTRAAKRLYISQQSLSNHISNLEKEFDVVLFNRTSPLTLTYAGQALQTRARQLLDLKDETYKEISDIKDFSTGQLSIGVSHTRGRFILPEILPTYQREFPGIELHLVEGNSSELANDLLHGNIDLMIDLLPFTAENVATVPICREEILLIVPDEVIHKAYPDRFEEIKKKLYQSADVRLLENCPFVLLKKGNRVRTIADELFEDTQITPHIVLETENIETVLALSVQGMGITFYPRMFMSSKQNLKAYHDSLMKQAGLNLFSLNYPRAHGTLAIGYHKGHYMSRATHEFIRTALEHIPSAAGLPLSTDV, from the coding sequence ATGATCAACTTTCTGAACCTGGAATATTTTCTGGTAGCTGCCGAAGAGTTAAACTTTACCCGCGCTGCCAAACGCCTTTATATCTCCCAGCAGTCATTAAGCAACCATATTTCCAACCTGGAAAAGGAATTTGACGTTGTTTTGTTTAACCGTACTTCACCACTGACACTGACCTATGCGGGACAGGCCCTTCAGACCCGGGCCAGACAGCTTCTGGACTTAAAAGACGAGACCTATAAGGAAATCTCTGATATTAAGGATTTCTCTACCGGCCAGCTTTCTATTGGTGTTTCCCATACCAGAGGACGTTTTATCCTTCCTGAGATCCTTCCTACCTATCAAAGGGAATTTCCGGGAATTGAACTGCATCTGGTGGAGGGAAATTCCAGTGAACTGGCAAATGACCTTCTCCACGGAAATATTGACCTGATGATCGACCTTCTTCCTTTTACAGCGGAAAATGTAGCTACTGTACCCATCTGCCGGGAAGAGATCCTTTTAATTGTTCCCGACGAAGTGATCCACAAGGCCTATCCGGACCGTTTTGAAGAGATCAAGAAAAAACTGTACCAGTCTGCTGACGTACGGCTTTTAGAAAATTGCCCCTTTGTCCTGTTAAAAAAAGGAAACCGGGTGCGTACCATTGCAGACGAGCTCTTTGAAGATACGCAGATCACTCCACACATTGTACTGGAAACAGAAAATATTGAAACAGTACTTGCTTTAAGTGTACAGGGAATGGGGATCACCTTTTATCCCCGTATGTTCATGTCCTCCAAACAAAACTTAAAGGCTTACCATGACTCCCTGATGAAACAGGCAGGTCTTAACCTGTTTTCTTTAAACTACCCAAGAGCCCATGGTACACTGGCCATCGGATATCACAAAGGACATTACATGTCCCGGGCAACCCATGAGTTTATCCGTACTGCCCTGGAGCATATTCCGTCCGCTGCCGGACTGCCCTTAAGTACAGATGTATAA
- a CDS encoding transcriptional repressor, producing MKTLKYSRQRESIKANLMSRRDHPTADALYASIREEFPNISLGTVYRNLNLLVETGEILKLTCGNGPDHYDGNAAPHYHFVCRECGQVYDIDLDEMTGLNASVQSKAPGKIDSHSILFYGHCYQCMEKDKTENTLKKSS from the coding sequence ATGAAAACATTAAAGTATAGCCGTCAGAGAGAATCCATCAAAGCCAACCTGATGAGCAGACGCGATCATCCCACGGCAGACGCCCTATACGCCAGCATCCGCGAAGAATTTCCAAATATCAGTCTGGGGACTGTATACAGAAACCTGAACCTGCTGGTGGAGACGGGTGAAATCCTGAAACTGACCTGCGGAAACGGTCCGGATCACTACGATGGAAATGCCGCACCTCACTATCATTTTGTATGCAGGGAATGCGGACAGGTCTACGATATCGATTTGGATGAGATGACCGGTCTGAATGCTTCTGTCCAGTCAAAAGCCCCCGGAAAGATCGACAGCCATTCTATTTTATTTTATGGCCACTGCTATCAGTGCATGGAAAAAGACAAGACGGAAAATACTCTTAAAAAAAGCAGCTAA